A genome region from Tenebrio molitor chromosome 4, icTenMoli1.1, whole genome shotgun sequence includes the following:
- the LOC138129267 gene encoding facilitated trehalose transporter Tret1-2 homolog, with amino-acid sequence MECQVLQVAGQRNKKWPQYLSALIVVVSMFTSGIHYGWPTPSLPRLLSNDHPLNMTSDEASYITTVASIGDIIGSIVFTIQADIIGRKMSMLLTAPLQITSMIMLYFSSHSIILLYIARFLGGLAEGGCLCVIVIYISEISEPRIRGTLLSFFSVAWYGGSLFVNIVGSHYSIETTSLITLVFPVVFLGAFIFMHETPYYLLMKNKSKESLLVLKKLRRNEDVEDEMVALTNDVKRQMSERGKYQDLVLIKSNRKALVMMVVLTAACEFSGVTSLTFYAQLLFVDATDVLSESLAATLMQSLQLLFTVVSMLIIDWTGRKPLLLFSIGGCCASLTLLSAYFLLDRYSSLEVTNQNWIPLAGMLVFQVFFSVGLGNVVNCLNGEVFSTSVKTKGLCVLSVVYAVCVATNVKLYQVLSDSFGSGAPILVFAVAQLLHWFFCWKCVPETRGKTLEEIQQEIKGHKNESRSLQRLHRSRY; translated from the exons ATGGAGTGTCAAGTATTACAAGTCGCCGgtcaaagaaataaaaaatggccTCAATATCTATCTGCCTTGATAG TTGTTGTGTCTATGTTCACTTCTGGAATTCATTACGGATGGCCTACTCCTTCACTTCCCAGACTACTATCAAATGATCATCCTCTGAACATGACTTCGGATGAAGCTTCCTACATCACCACCGTAGCTTCAATCGGTGATATCATCGGCAGTATCGTATTCACAATACAGGCTGATATCATCGGAAGAAAGATGTCGATGTTACTGACAGCACCTCTTCAGATAACCTCAATGATAATGTTGTATTTCTCTTCCCACTCGATAATCCTTCTGTACATTGCTAGATTCCTAGGCGGCTTGGCGGAAGGTGGATGTTTGTGCGTCATAGTAATCTACATCTCGGAGATTTCTGAACCTAGAATCAGAGGCACTCTGCTGTCTTTCTTCTCCGTGGCTTGGTACGGCGGTAGCTTGTTCGTAAACATCGTCGGTTCTCACTATTCCATCGAGACCACGAGTCTGATCACGCTGGTCTTCCCCGTGGTGTTTCTGGGGGCGTTCATCTTCATGCACGAGACTCCGTACTACTTGCTGATGAAGAACAAGTCGAAGGAGTCTCTGCTGGTTCTGAAGAAACTGCGACGGAACGAAGACGTCGAAGACGAAATGGTCGCGCTGACTAACGACGTCAAGAGACAGATGTCCGAAAGAGGAAAGTATCAAGATTTGGTTTTGATCAAGTCGAATAGAAAGGCTCTGGTCATGATGGTCGTTTTGACGGCAGCGTGCGAGTTTTCTGGCGTCACCTCTTTGACGTTCTACGCCCAACTGCTCTTTGTGGATGCTACAGATGTGTTGTCTGAGAGTCTGGCAGCGACGTTGATGCAAAGTCTTCAGTTGCTCTTCACTGTCGTATCGATGCTGATCATTGATTGGACGGGCAGGAAGCCTCTCTTGCTCTTCTCGATTGGAGGATGTTGCGCTTCTTTGACGCTCTTATCCGCATATTTTCTCCTAGATCGCTATTCCTCCTTGGAGGTGACGAATCAAAACTGGATCCCGCTGGCTGGAATGTTGGTTTTTCAAGTGTTCTTCAGCGTTGGACTTGGGAACGTTGTTAACTGTCTGAACGGAGAGGTCTTCTCCACAAGTGTCAAGACAAAAGGTCTTTGTGTACTGTCAGTTGTGTATGCGGTGTGTGTCGCCACAAACGTCAAGCTCTATCAAGTGCTGTCCGACAGTTTCGGTTCTGGAGCTCCCATTTTGGTTTTCGCTGTGGCGCAGCTCTTGCACTGGTTTTTCTGCTGGAAATGCGTTCCCGAAACCAGAGGAAAAACACTCGAAGAAATACAACAAGAGATTAAGGGCCACAAAAACGAATCGAGGTCGCTACAAAGGCTCCACCGCTCAAgatattaa
- the LOC138129266 gene encoding facilitated trehalose transporter Tret1-like yields the protein MECFRSYRKIRRNKKWRQYVTSLAAVMSMFSSGIHYGWPSPSLPKLLSGSHPLNLTSDQASYVTTVASAGDIVGNILFTILADIIGRKATLLLVAPPQILSMIMLYFSSRSKILLYTARFLGGMSEGACICILPIYICEISEPEIRGVLMSFFSIAWYSGSLFVNIVGSYYSIETTSLVTLIFPGVFLGSFVFMSETPYFFLMKNRFRESRLALQKLRRDNVEEELTRLAVDVNRQMSERGKYRDLILIKSNRTALFVMVGLGTVCEFSGITSLTFYSQLFFMETTVALSEDWAASLMILLQLTFTVVSLLIVDCVGRKPLLLSSIGGCCASLTFLSIYFFLHDYSTLDMANSNWIPLAGIIIFQIFFNVGLGNIVNCLSGELFSASVKTKALCIQTIVYATCVALNTKIYQVMSDRYGLGAPLAVFALVQLLGWIFCWKFVPETRGQTLEEIQQKIKGNRRVAPTIEFRERGVEVESILN from the exons ATGGAGTGCTTCAGGAGTTATCGAAAAATccgaagaaataaaaaatggcgTCAATACGTGACATCTTTAGCAG CTGTCATGTCCATGTTCAGCTCTGGAATTCATTACGGATGGCCTAGTCCTTCGCTTCCTAAACTTCTTTCTGGCAGTCATCCACTCAACTTGACGTCAGACCAAGCGTCGTACGTCACCACTGTAGCCTCAGCCGGAGACATCGTCGGCAACATCTTGTTCACAATTTTGGCAGACATCATCGGAAGAAAGGCAACACTCCTTCTAGTAGCACCACCCCAAATACTCTCGATGATAATGCTTTACTTTTCTTCTCGCTCGAAGATTTTACTATACACAGCTAGATTTCTAGGCGGTATGTCCGAAGGTGCATGCATTTGTATTCTCCCGATCTACATCTGCGAGATTTCGGAACCAGAGATCAGAGGTGTCTTGATGTCTTTCTTCTCCATCGCTTGGTATAGCGGCAGCTTGTTCGTAAACATCGTCGGTTCTTACTACTCCATCGAAACTACGAGTTTGGTCACGTTGATCTTTCCTGGAGTGTTTTTGGGAAGCTTCGTTTTCATGTCCGAGACTCCTTACTTCTTCTTGATGAAGAACAGGTTTCGAGAGTCTCGACTCGCCTTGCAAAAACTGAGACGGGACAACGTGGAAGAAGAATTGACCAGACTGGCGGTCGATGTCAACAGACAAATGTCCGAAAGAGGCAAATATCgagatttaattttgatcAAGTCCAACAGAACAGCTCTGTTCGTGATGGTGGGGTTGGGAACTGTTTGCGAATTTTCTGGCATCACGTCTTTGACGTTCTACTCGCAATTGTTCTTCATGGAGACCACGGTCGCCTTGTCCGAGGACTGGGCCGCATCGTTGATGATCCTGCTTCAGCTGACTTTTACTGTAGTGTCTTTGCTGATCGTTGACTGTGTCGGAAGAAAACCCCTCTTGCTCTCCTCAATCGGGGGATGTTGTGCGTCGTTGACTTTCTTGTCCATCTATttttttctccacgactattcCACTTTGGACATGGCAAACTCCAACTGGATTCCTCTTGCGGGAATaatcattttccaaatcttttTCAACGTGGGCTTGGGCAATATCGTAAACTGCTTGAGCGGAGAACTGTTTTCGGCAAGTGTCAAAACGAAAGCTCTTTGCATCCAAACAATTGTGTACGCGACGTGTGTTGCTCTCAACACCAAAATCTACCAAGTTATGTCCGACAGATATGGCTTAGGGGCTCCTCTTGCAGTTTTTGCACTTGTGCAACTGCTAGGATGGATCTTCTGTTGGAAGTTTGTACCGGAGACCAGAGGTCAGACACTTGAAGAAatccaacaaaaaattaaaggcAACAGAAGAGTTGCGCCAACCATAGAATTTAGAGAAAGAGGTGTGGAAGTTgaaagtattttaaattag
- the LOC138129272 gene encoding facilitated trehalose transporter Tret1-like, with translation MKQLPKEENKTWPQYVAVWTALLSMFCAGMHFGWPSPFLPKILSDEYPFDVTPEEASYMTIIGPLGDILGNIASSLLIDLIGRKSSILLISLPQIVSSISFYFSSSSKTLLYVGRFSGGLSEGACFTLLPIYICEISEPRVRGILGASFSLIMMFGIFLVNVVGSYCSIYTTALVSLTATATFIITFSPMPESPYYLLMQNKVEAARHSLRKLRWKKNVESELSSLINDVQRQMSESGTFSDLLSIKSNKMALSVMILLRILQQYSGFGSFTFYAQLLFDEATDAIPQHWAAILMISIQAVFTLIATLIVDIVGRKPLILTSIGGCCLSLTFNGVFFVLRDSSLVDVSHVNLLPLIGLQVFIIFFAMGLGSVVNLVSGEVFPAKVKAKALCVMNVVFSLSMLTSTKFYQFTADNYSLAIPFIVFALFQFVGFGLCYRFLPETRHKTLEEIQQELKGNKHQIHELSAKQTV, from the exons ATGAAGCAATTACCGAAAGAAGAGAACAAGACGTGGCCTCAATATGTCGCTGTATGGACCG cTTTACTCTCGATGTTCTGTGCGGGAATGCACTTCGGATGGCCGAGTCCTTTCCTCCCGAAGATACTGTCAGACGAGTACCCCTTCGACGTAACACCGGAAGAAGCTTCCTACATGACAATCATTGGACCTCTTGGTGATATACTTGGTAACATTGCGTCATCACTACTAATTGATTTGATTGGTCGAAAATCATCAATTTTGCTGATAAGCCTACCCCAAATTGTTTCATCTATCTCCTTCTATTTCTCATCGTCGTCCAAGACGCTCCTCTACGTTGGAAGATTCAGTGGTGGTCTTTCCGAAGGAGCATGTTTCACCCTCCTTCCAATCTACATTTGTGAAATTTCCGAACCCAGAGTCAGGGGCATCCTGGGAGCATCATTTTCTCTAATAATGATGTTCGGAATTTTTCTCGTCAACGTTGTAGGATCTTACTGCAGTATCTACACCACCGCTCTAGTTTCCCTCACAGCGACCGCCACTTTCATAATAACGTTTTCCCCGATGCCCGAAAGTCCTTACTATCTGCTGATGCAAAACAAAGTCGAAGCGGCTCGACATTCTTTGAGAAAACTGAGATGGAAGAAAAACGTCGAATCAGAGCTTTCCTCTCTGATCAACGACGTTCAAAGGCAAATGTCCGAAAGCGGCACATTTAGTGATTTGTTATCGATCAAATCGAACAAAATGGCCCTGTCCGTCATGATCCTTTTACGAATCTTGCAACAGTACAGCGGGTTCGGGTCTTTCACATTTTATGCTCAGCTCTTGTTCGATGAAGCAACAGACGCCATCCCACAGCACTGGGCCGCCATTTTGATGATCTCCATCCAAGCTGTCTTCACACTGATTGCAACGCTGATTGTGGACATAGTAGGGCGGAAACCCTTGATTCTGACATCGATCGGGGGATGCTGCTTGTCTCTAACTTTCAACGGTGTCTTTTTTGTCCTGAGAGACTCTTCACTGGTCGATGTGTCCCATGTAAACTTGCTACCCCTAATAGGATTGCAAGTGTTCATAATATTCTTCGCGATGGGGTTGGGAAGTGTTGTTAACTTAGTTTCGGGGGAAGTGTTCCCCGCGAAAGTTAAAGCCAAAGCGCTTTGCGTGATGAATGTTGTTTTTTCCCTTAGTATGCTCACCAGTACCAAATTCTATCAGTTTACGGCAGACAATTACAGTTTAGCGATCCCTTTTATAGTTTTTGCTCTGTTTCAGTTTGTCGGTTTTGGACTTTGCTATCGATTTCTTCCCGAAACTAGACATAAAACACTGGAAGAAATCCAGCAGGAGCTCAAGGGAAACAAACACCAAATTCATGAGTTAAGTGCGAAACAAACGGTTTAA
- the LOC138129270 gene encoding facilitated trehalose transporter Tret1-like: protein MASSSDLSVAKREEGKKWPQFLATSAANVAIFTMGLHSGWPAPSLPKLLSDEFPYDVTNEEASYITIIGYVGNLCGGLVGAALLDKIGRRRTILAIALPQLISFILIAMSYYVFELLYVARVIGGLSEGMSLSIIPLYVAEIADPCIRGVLSTMISLTVIFGILFANIVGSYVAINVAALSFLAFPLIFLVAFWKMPESPYFLLMNNKHDEAERVLKFLRGKSNVGDELNALVKDVDRQMSESGQFRDIFAIDTNKKAFLLVIGTRIVQQLTGISAFSLYIQILLSEASQTLPPHIGSTIILSVQLIMVCLSSLFVDRWGRKPLLLFSTGGCFISLLIQTVYFVLKEHTSVDVSIIDGFPLVMMILFIIVFSLGLGVAVTIFSSEIFSASIKSKAICLVNVVFALGMMGTTKFYQITADEFGLAVPYCSFALATFLGVLFIYFWLPETKGKTLEEIQRRLKQKKEKTDAPIKI, encoded by the exons ATGGCGAGTTCCTCAGATTTGTCTGTTGCTAAACGTGAAGAAGGTAAAAAATGGCCTCAATTTCTTGCAACTTCTGCCG CAAACGTTGCCATTTTTACCATGGGGCTTCACTCGGGCTGGCCTGCACCCTCTCTTCCCAAGCTCCTGTCAGACGAATTCCCTTACGATGTAACCAACGAAGAAGCTTCTTACATCACAATCATAGGTTACGTGGGCAATCTTTGTGGAGGGTTGGTCGGCGCTGCACTCTTGGACAAAATCGGTCGTAGAAGAACAATACTCGCAATAGCTCTGCCCCAGCTGATATCTTTTATTCTCATCGCCATGTCTTACTACGTGTTCGAATTGTTGTACGTGGCTAGGGTGATAGGTGGTTTAAGTGAGGGTATGTCTCTATCCATCATCCCTCTGTACGTTGCAGAAATAGCCGATCCCTGTATTAGGGGCGTGCTGAGTACCATGATATCCTTGACTGTTATATTTGGTATATTGTTTGCTAACATAGTGGGCTCCTACGTAGCAATCAACGTCGCAGCTCTATCCTTTCTAGCGTTTCCACTAATATTTTTGGTAGCGTTCTGGAAAATGCCAGAAAGTCCCTATTTTCTCTTGATGAATAACAAACACGATGAAGCTGAACGTGTTTTGAAATTCTTGCGAGGAAAATCGAACGTCGGTGATGAACTGAATGCTCTAGTAAAAGATGTCGATCGACAAATGTCCGAATCTGGACAATTTCGCGACATTTTCGCTATTGACACAAACAAGAAAGCATTTTTGTTAGTGATAGGGACCAGAATTGTACAACAACTAACTGGAATTTCCGCTTTCAGTCTTTACATTCAAATTCTTCTAAGTGAAGCTTCCCAAACGTTGCCACCGCATATCGGGTCCACGATAATTCTTTCAGTGCAGCTCATCATGGTGTGTTTATCGTCACTGTTCGTGGACAGGTGGGGAAGAAAACCTCTTTTGCTCTTCTCAACTGGAGGGTGTTTCATCAGTTTACTCATCCAGACAGTTTATTTTGTACTCAAGGAACACACTAGCGTCGATGTTTCCATTATTGATGGGTTTCCTTTGGTCATGATGATTTTATTCATAATTGTATTCTCGTTGGGACTTGGGGTTGCGGTGACAATTTTCtcaagtgaaattttttctgCAAGTATCAAAAGCAAAGCGATTTGTTTGGTTAATGTTGTATTTGCATTGGGCATGATGGGCACCACGAAGTTCTACCAAATCACAGCTGATGAATTTGGGCTAGCGGTTCCTTACTGCAGTTTTGCTTTAGCCACATTTTTAGGCGTTTTGTTTATATACTTTTGGCTACCAGAAACTAAAGGCAAAACATTGGAAGAGATTCAACGACGATTAAAGCAAAAGAAGGAGAAGACAGACGCGCCCataaaaatttag
- the LOC138129268 gene encoding facilitated trehalose transporter Tret1-like produces the protein MIKMPCSSNMSVGKNEESKKWPQFLATCAANVAIFTMGLHTGWPGPSLPKILSDEFPYDVSNEAGSYITIIGNLGTIFGGLIGSLLLDRIGRRRTMLLIALPQFISFFLIVMSYYVFELLYVARVIGGLGEGMCLSIIPLYVAEIADASIRGVLSTMISLTVICGILFVNIVGSYVAINIAALSFLVFPIIFFIAFWKMPESPYFLLMKNKPEQAEHILKFLRRKSNVDEELNALEKDVKRQMSESGNFRDIFTVDTNRTALILAIGTRLVQQLTGISAFSLYIQILLSEATQVLSPQIGSSIVLFVQLIMMSLSTLFVDKWGRKPLLLASAGACFINLFIQAIYFVFKEYTNVDVSVIDWFPLVMMIIFIIVFSLGLGVVVTTVSSEVFSASIKSKAICLVNVAFALSMMGTTKFYQVTADEFGLTVPYFSFALTTFLGVLFIYFWLPETKGKTLEEIQQRLKKNKKKTEATIKI, from the exons ATGATTAAAATGCCGTGTTCGTCAAACATGTCAGTTGgtaaaaatgaagaaagtaAAAAGTGGCCTCAATTCCTTGCAACTTGTGCTG CAAACGTTGCCATTTTTACCATGGGGCTTCATACCGGCTGGCCTGGACCCTCTCTTCCCAAGATTCTTTCGGATGAATTCCCTTACGATGTAAGCAACGAGGCGGGTTCCTACATTACCATCATAGGCAATTTGGGCACCATTTTCGGAGGATTGATTGGGTCTTTACTTTTGGACAGAATCGGTCGTAGAAGAACAATGCTCTTGATCGCTTTGCCTCAATTTATTTCGTTCTTTCTGATCGTCATGTCTTACTACGTGTTCGAACTGTTGTATGTGGCTAGGGTAATAGGTGGTCTGGGTGAGGGTATGTGTCTCTCCATCATCCCTCTGTACGTTGCAGAAATAGCCGATGCCTCTATTAGGGGCGTGTTGAGTACCATGATATCCTTGACTGTTATATGTGGTATATTATTTGTCAACATAGTCGGTTCCTACGTAGCCATTAACATCGCAGCTCTATCATTTCTTGTGTttccaataatatttttcatagCTTTCTGGAAAATGCCAGAGAGTCCATATTTTCTGTTGATGAAGAACAAACCAGAACAAGCTGaacacattttgaaattcttaCGAAGAAAATCGAACGTTGATGAAGAACTGAACGCTTTGGAGAAAGATGTCAAACGACAAATGTCCGAGTCGGGGAATTTTCGTGATATTTTCACCGTTGATACAAACAGGACAGCACTCATCTTAGCAATAGGGACCCGACTTGTGCAACAACTAACTGGAATTTCAGCTTTCAGTCTCTACATTCAAATTCTTCTAAGTGAAGCCACTCAAGTGTTGTCACCACAAATCGGATCTTCCATTGTTCTTTTCGTCCAACTCATCATGATGAGCTTGTCCACATTGTTCGTGGACAAGTGGGGAAGAAAACCACTTTTGCTCGCCTCCGCTGGGGCTTGTTTCATCAATCTATTTATCCAAGCAATTTATTTCGTCTTTAAGGAATACACTAATGTCGACGTGTCTGTTATTGACTGGTTTCCTTTGGTGATGATGATTATATTCATAATCGTATTCTCGTTGGGACTTGGGGTTGTGGTGACTACTGTCTCAAGTGAAGTTTTTTCGGCAAGTATCAAGAGCAAAGCAATTTGTTTGGTGAATGTTGCATTTGCTTTGAGTATGATGGGTACCACGAAGTTCTACCAAGTCACTGCTGATGAATTTGGACTGACGGTTCCTTATTTCAGTTTTGCCCTAACCACGTTTTTAGGAGTTTTATTTATCTACTTCTGGTTACCAGAAACTAAAGGCAAAACTTTGGAAGAAATTCAACAacgattaaagaaaaataagaaaaagacAGAGGCGaccataaaaatttaa